In Phragmites australis chromosome 24, lpPhrAust1.1, whole genome shotgun sequence, the following are encoded in one genomic region:
- the LOC133906915 gene encoding probable xyloglucan endotransglucosylase/hydrolase protein 28, producing the protein MAHPFFRLPLLLLLLVASPRVSGQGEEETALAVAARLLPRLAASFGDGYMQLFGGSNLALHGGGGQVRIALDERTGAGFASRGAYLYGFFSASIKLPADYTAGVVVAFYMSNGDVYEKTHDELDFEFLGNIRGREWRVQTNVYGNGSTSVGREERYRLWFDPTEDFHRYAILWSHDRIVFYIDETPIREVVRTESMGAQFPSKPMSLYATIWDGSSWATSGGRYKVDYKYAPFVAELADLTLHGCAVDSLTCTPDNVSVHTTVAMSGRQRSAMKRFRTKYMTYSYCYDRLRYSRPQPECDVGPEAELFLPTGEATFMDRHGRGKRHRRGSVDSAL; encoded by the exons ATGGCCCATCCCTTCTTCCGCCTCCCTTTGCTCCTCCTACTCCTGGTGGCGTCCCCGCGCGTCAGCGGGcagggagaggaggaaacaGCGCTCGCCGTGGCGGCGCGGCTGTTGCCCCGGCTGGCCGCCTCCTTCGGGGATGGGTACATGCAGCTGTTCggcggctccaacctcgcgctccacggcggcggcggccaggtCCGCATCGCCCTCGACGAGAGGACAG GTGCTGGATTCGCGTCGCGGGGCGCGTACCTTTACGGCTTCTTCAGCGCCAGCATCAAGCTGCCGGCCGACTACACTGCCGGCGTCGTCGTCGCCTTTTAT ATGTCGAACGGCGACGTGTATGAGAAGACGCACGACGAGCTGGACTTTGAGTTTCTGGGGAACATCAGGGGGAGGGAATGGAGGGTGCAGACCAATGTGTATGGCAACGGCAGCACGTCGGTCGGCAGGGAGGAGAGGTACCGCCTGTGGTTTGATCCGACGGAGGACTTCCACCGGTATGCCATCCTCTGGAGCCACGACAGGATCGT ATTCTACATTGACGAAACGCCGATCAGGGAGGTTGTGAGGACCGAATCCATGGGTGCTCAATTCCCCTCCAAGCCAATGTCACTCTACGCAACCATTTGGGACGGCTCCAGCTGGGCCACCTCCGGAGGCCGCTACAAGGTGGATTACAAGTACGCGCCCTTTGTCGCGGAGCTTGCCGACCTCACGCTGCATGGCTGCGCCGTCGACAGCTTGACCTGCACACCGGACAATGTTAGTGTCCATACTACGGTGGCAATGTCCGGCAGGCAGCGGTCGGCGATGAAGAGGTTTAGGACAAAGTACATGACTTACAGTTACTGCTACGACCGTCTCCGGTACTCTAGGCCTCAGCCAGAGTGTGACGTTGGTCCTGAGGCCGAGCTGTTCCTCCCGACCGGCGAGGCGACGTTCATGGACCGCCATGGGCGGGGCAAGCGCCACCGGCGTGGTTCAGTGGATTCAGCGCTCTGA